AATGAATGCTACTATTTAACTTTGGCACATATCTTCCGagcaataaataaaaagaaaatcttaCTATATTATCCCTAAATTATCAAAAGTCGTATCACTCATTGAGAAATGAATTAGAAATAATGAAGGTAAGATAAGTACAAAtgataaattatctttttatttttcaatttggaCAATAAAATACTGACATCTATTTTGATAAagtgaacaagtaaaagtgTACGGAGAGAGTACAATACATTCTCCACTGTTATGGAATTTTAAAAGTCTGTTACTCATTTTATGTCAACTTTAATGAAAAATTCCTTGTTTTTGCATAAAGGTTTTTGCAGGGCACAAGCAGTTGTTAGAAAGTGGGCTATGTGATGTGGTTGTAGTTTCAACCCCAAACATGACTCACTATGAAATTCTCATGGATATCATCAATCACCCAAAACCCCATCATGTATTGGTGGAAAAGCCTTTGTGCACTAATGTCTCAGACTGCAAAAAGGTCAGTAGCATCTCTAATATCCTCTAGATTTAGAAGTCAATGTCTCAGCAGGAATTTTTACTTAGGGATTCAAATGAGGGTTTAACCACATTGTAATTTTCAGCTAAAGGGGATTCAGAATTCAGATGAACCTCTTGGCCCTACCTGGCTCCGCCTCTGCTCAAGGCGGGGTAGAAGCTCAAATATGCGTTCAGCCACTCTAACACTGTATTTGTGTTaagaaattcattaaatatgtacatatgTTAAACTTAGAACTCAATTATTACTTCTTGAAGCCTATCTAAATTTCAAAACTCATGAAGTTGAAACTCTGGCTCCGCCTCCTTTTCCactttttcattaaaaatatgaaatcaGGTCATAACTGCTGCCAAATCGAGATCCAATGTGCTGGTACAAGTTGGGCTAGAGTACAGATACATGCCGCCTGTTGCTAAACTGATAGACATAGTTAAGGAAGGAGCTTTAGGACAAGTGAAGATGGTGTCAATTCGAGAACATCGATTTCCATTTCTTGTTAAGGTAGTTTTATAATTGAGTCAACAACTTTTGCTTCCATGCTAGTTACAAATACTAATGACTTAAGCTTCTTATATAGGTCGATAATTGGAATCGTTTCAACTGCAATACTGGAGGTACTCTGGTAGAGAAATGCTGTCATTTCTTCGATCTCATGAGGCTTTTCATTGGAGCTAATCCTGTTCGTGTTATGGCTTCTGGAGCGATGGATTTGAATCACAAAGATGAAGTATATGATGGACGGGTAATTTACTTATGTAGCTGCAAAAGCTGAATTGGATATAAATAATCTCTTGAAATAGCATTCAAAGGAGTACAAAGACAACATTTTTCTTGAGTTGCATCCATCTATCTATAACATAGAAAAGATAACTCGAGTAATTTTTCGTGagtaattatttcaaaacttCCTTTTATCGGTCCTACTTCATCTATAATACTGCAACTGTGGAGGTAGTTGATCACTATCAGGTAGTTTAGGGTTGCAGACTAGTTAAATCTATATAAGTTCTAGAATGACTAAGATAAAGCAGAGTATGTCTAGTTAAACATGGTTTCCGCGGATGTTAGTCTTGTGTAAAATGGTTTTAACTACTATATTTTCGATATTCAGGTGCCTGATATAATtgacaatgcttatgttattgtGGAATTCAACAATGGTTGTCGCGGCATGCTTGACCTATGTATGTTTGCTGAAGGAGGTAAAAATGAGCAAGAAATATCTGTAGTAGGTGATACTGGAAAGGTAAatctatttccttcttttttcccTTGTTCTTCTTGACTTGTCTCAATTCTTGTAATCTCTATCTGTATTGACTTAATCGGACGCTGTATAAAATTCCCACTTATGAATATCTGTCAACTTGCTATTGTCCCTGAGTTACTGGTTCACGTGAACACAATAGTTTTTGCTCTAAACTATCCTCTCCTTTGATGTGCTTTATCACATTTAACAGGGTGAAGCGCTTGTGCCTGAGAGCATTGTGCGTTGGGGCACACGAGCTGAAGGAAGAAATGGTGTACAGACCTTACTAGCTGAAGATAAGCGAATAAAGTAATTCATTTGCCTTAGCTTGAGCTACTGAGTCTGTGATATCGCGATAATTTCTTAATGTCTTCGATCAATTTTTCTTTGACAGATACGATGGCCTACATCACGGTTCAAGCTACTTGGAGCACCTTCAATTTTTGTCAGCAGTAAGAGCAAGAGGAGAACAAGCTCCTGCTGTTGGTTTACATGATGGATTGGTTTCAGTAGCTATTGGAGTTGCTGCGCAGCTTTCAATTCAGAAAGGTCGATCTGTTACGATTGAGGAAGTCATGCATGATCAGCTTCTTCAATCCTCCAAGTCTTGATTTTCAGCCTTTACAATTAGAACATGTAGTAGCAGCAACACAAATAACAAGGGTCTCCAGAGCTTGATCTGCCCTTGACTTGTCTAGTATTCATCATACTATTATTGAAGAAATCATTTCACAAAGTAGAAAGACTTTTTTTTTGATGACCTAAGTAGAAAGACTTTAAATACACCCTTTGATCAATCTGTTAGCCAATGGATAAGTTAATGAAGCATATTTTTTGATAAACGTTTGCGTACCTTCACTAATTTTATGGGTACCTGCTAACTTCCACTAGCACAATGCTAGGTAACTCTATCCACCAAACACAATGAGAAGAAATCATCTGGTGCGTGTTTGCCTCCGCTGAGATTTGAGCTTTGGTATGCAAACCACTAGGTCTATGTTCGTTTTGCTTTCAAGTTCAAACTTGTTAATTTCATTACTTTAAAATTTGGAATACTTTATATATTAAGCTTCAACATTCTAGTGGCTTGCATACCAAAGGATTTCCCATGCTCTGTCATTCACATTATTGTTATTAACAAATGATGGTTTTTATACCCCACAAAATGCAGTCTTTACTGATTCAATAGGCATTTGTGATATGCTTTTGTCATGTTCAATTCACAAGTATGTATATGGTTTATTTTTTACAAGTGTGCGCAAAGTTGTGTCCAACTAAAGCAGTAGAAATTATTTAAGAAAGCTGATGAAACTCCAAACTGCATCATCAACACTGAAGACAAATCTTCTTAGAATGAGTGGTATGCCCAACTGAAGCACTCATGCATTAATAGTTATGTTACAAACTGTAGCTCAATGTCAAAGTTGATAATTATGCAACAAAGACTAAAATCAAGGTCAGCCTAACTAATTTTAGTATCAGAAACATTAGCCCAGGTATACTTCCATCTGCCAGAGCATGCACATATATAACATTCTGCTCCCTTCAGTTTGTAGGACAAACTTTTTTCTTTAGGTATAACGTGGTTACTCCTCCGAAATGTCAACGCCTCTTCTGATGTTGAatatcttctgttaaatcagcTTATTGAGTCTCAGGCTCCACCCAATGAAAACTTTTTGTCCCAAGGAAATCCTCTTCTGCATGACAACCACCGCCACATTGAGGAAAGTGAtttcattttatcataattatgTGGAACATCCTAATTTAGAGCTAATATTATCCTGTAGAATTAATAGTAGCAATTTTTCTTTCATCAACCACGGAACTGTACCAAGGCAGATGCTACTTCCACAAGGATCAACAGCCAGACAATTAGTAAGAAGAGGCTCGAACCCCAATTGAATATGTTAACAGAACTGTATTCTATGAATCTCAGATACTGTGTCTAAAAAGGGTATTTTATCTTCAGAGGATGCCACCAATCTCAGTTGTTTGTTCCAATGCGACCTCTTTTCTTGAAATAGCAAAGAAAGCCTACAGTTTCAGGTAACAAACTGATATAGTAAATGGTATGGGTACTAGAAAATAGAACTTCATGACATGTAATACTAATCTGGATGCATGTAAGAAGAgtagagaaagaagaagaagcagatATATTAGCTAGTGGTAGCTAATAagataatcaatttttttataaggtAATGATATTATTAACAATGGGAATGAAATCTCCCGAATACAAGAGGTAATCCAAAAAGTAGAGAATCTACATCAAAACATGATTCTCTACAAAAGACGGTCAATCTATACAAGAAGGAATTTTGAGGGTGCACcaaaaaatcaatcaaagaaaaaatgttATTTCTTAAATGTGCAAACTCATTTTCGATTCCCTCAAAAGTTTTTATTTCTCTCTTTCCATACAACTCACATAAGAGCTAATGGCGCAACCTTCCATGTAAAATAATCCATTATGGTTTCTTTCATGCATTCCAAGATGCCGCAAATAGCATTCCTGAtgtatcttttcttttttccttttttttggatAATGGTGGTGTCCGGTCCACCTTGCCAATCTTGATGTATCCTTCAGCCCATCACTAGAAATTCTCCGCCATAATTCTtgaccatataatattttacttaaGCCTACTGTATGGAAGTATAACCTATTCCGCAATCTAGTTCTGAATGTTAAAACTAATACGTATGCAGTTACTGCAGGCGCTAATGCAACAACCGACAACCACCGAAACACTGAGGCAAATGAtttaattttatcatatttatgGGGAACGGCCTAACCTAGAGCAAATATCAATTTCAGATATTCCATTATCCTGAAGAATGATACTGGCATTTTTTCCCCACCAAACACGGAACAGTAGACAATGGTAGATGCTACTTCCACGAGGATCAACAGCCAGACAATTAGCAATAATAAATTCAAACCCCAACTCAATATGTCAGCAGAAGCTTAGTGCAGTCTATAAATCTCAGATCATTCTGTCTAAATAGGGAACTTTATTTTCACTTTTCAGAGGATAGCCCCTATATCAGTTGCTTGAGTCAACAACCCATTTTTTCTTGACATAGCAAAACAAACCTACAGTTCCAGGGAACAAACTATATATGATAAATGGTTGGTATATAAACCATATGACATGCATTCTTAGACGCAGCAAACAACAATCTCGATGTGCCCTTCTACAGCCGTTATCTAGAAATTTTGCTAAATTCTTGATCATATAATATACTTCAGCTTATTGTATGGTAGTAAAACAGGTTCCACACTTCCACTTCCATCATCTAGTCTGAATGTTACCTAATATGCAGTTACTAACTGCAAATGCTAATGC
The genomic region above belongs to Solanum dulcamara chromosome 5, daSolDulc1.2, whole genome shotgun sequence and contains:
- the LOC129889838 gene encoding uncharacterized protein LOC129889838 translates to MVAIVKYGIIGVGMMGREHLINLYHLKSEGVSVVAIADPHIPSQKYAQKLADSFDWSLQVFAGHKQLLESGLCDVVVVSTPNMTHYEILMDIINHPKPHHVLVEKPLCTNVSDCKKVITAAKSRSNVLVQVGLEYRYMPPVAKLIDIVKEGALGQVKMVSIREHRFPFLVKVDNWNRFNCNTGGTLVEKCCHFFDLMRLFIGANPVRVMASGAMDLNHKDEVYDGRVPDIIDNAYVIVEFNNGCRGMLDLCMFAEGGKNEQEISVVGDTGKGEALVPESIVRWGTRAEGRNGVQTLLAEDKRIKYDGLHHGSSYLEHLQFLSAVRARGEQAPAVGLHDGLVSVAIGVAAQLSIQKGRSVTIEEVMHDQLLQSSKS